From Streptomyces sp. NBC_00775, one genomic window encodes:
- a CDS encoding adenosine deaminase, whose translation MERVRDVSELPKAHLHLHFTGSMRHTTLLELADKHGIHLPDALTSGEPPKLRATDERGWFRFQRLYDAARSCLRDPEDIRRLVREAAEEDLKDGSGWLEIQVDPTSYAPRLGGLIPALEIILDAVDTTARETGLGMRVLVAANRMKHPLDARTLARLAVRYAGQGIVGFGLSNDERRGMARDFDRAFAIAREGGLLSAPHGGELTGPASVRDCLDDLGASRIGHGVRAAEDPRLLKRLADRGVTCEVCPASNVALGVYEKPEDVPLRTLFEAGVPMALGADDPLLFGSRLAAQYEIARRHHDFTDAELAELARQSIRASAAPADVRAKLLAGVDDWLSGPVAPRER comes from the coding sequence ATGGAGCGCGTACGTGATGTCTCTGAACTGCCAAAAGCCCATCTGCACCTGCACTTCACCGGTTCGATGCGGCACACCACCCTGCTGGAACTGGCCGACAAGCACGGGATCCATCTGCCCGACGCGCTGACCAGCGGGGAGCCGCCCAAGCTGCGGGCGACGGACGAGCGCGGCTGGTTCCGGTTCCAGCGGCTGTACGACGCCGCGCGGTCGTGCCTGAGGGACCCCGAGGACATTCGGCGCCTGGTGCGCGAGGCCGCCGAGGAGGACCTCAAGGACGGCTCGGGGTGGCTGGAGATCCAGGTCGATCCGACGTCGTACGCACCTCGCCTGGGCGGTCTGATCCCGGCCCTGGAGATCATCCTGGACGCGGTGGACACGACGGCGCGCGAGACCGGGCTCGGGATGCGTGTCCTGGTGGCCGCGAACCGGATGAAGCACCCGCTGGACGCCCGTACGCTGGCCCGCCTTGCCGTGCGGTACGCGGGCCAGGGCATCGTCGGTTTCGGGCTCTCCAACGACGAACGGCGGGGCATGGCGCGGGACTTCGACCGGGCCTTCGCGATCGCGCGGGAGGGCGGGCTGCTGTCCGCTCCGCACGGCGGCGAGCTGACCGGGCCGGCCTCCGTCCGCGACTGCCTGGACGACCTGGGCGCCTCGCGGATCGGCCACGGGGTGCGTGCCGCCGAGGACCCGCGGCTGCTGAAGCGGCTCGCGGACCGCGGGGTGACCTGCGAGGTCTGTCCGGCCTCGAACGTCGCTCTGGGGGTCTACGAGAAGCCGGAGGACGTCCCCCTGCGCACGCTCTTCGAGGCAGGCGTCCCGATGGCCCTCGGCGCCGACGACCCTCTGCTCTTCGGCTCCCGGCTGGCCGCCCAGTACGAGATCGCCCGCCGCCACCACGACTTCACGGACGCGGAACTGGCCGAGCTGGCCCGGCAGTCCATCCGCGCCTCGGCCGCCCCGGCGGACGTACGGGCGAAGCTGCTGGCCGGGGTGGACGACTGGCTCAGCGGTCCGGTCGCGCCTCGCGAGCGCTGA